GGCGTTAAGTCTTCGTAATCAACGCCAGATGGTTTAATGACGAACAATCCCTTTTCCCGATCAATGCCGGAAACATTGCCCCAAGTAAAAGTAACCAGATCTAATTTTGGCAACTGCATATTTGCTTCGTAGACTTCTTGTTTTAATTGTTCAAGCATGAAAGTTCACTCCTGTTCATTTATTGAATATCGTTATTTGTCAATCACTGACTGACTGCGTTGTTTTCCCGATAAATGGTCTATATCAATAAACCCAAATTTAAAACTTAATGTACACAATGACCTGAAAACGCTTTTAACGCCGCCAACTCTGATATAATGGGTTGTAACCACGTGAAGTTAGAAAGGAAGTTTACCCATGCTTAAAGCTATTGCCCTTGATATGGATAACACGTTACTTAATAGTCAAAAAGAAATTAGTGTCACGAATCAAGATGTGCTCCGCTATCTTAGCCGCAAAGGTATACGTGTCATTCTCTGTTCTGGTCGGCCATTTGCCACTTTGAAGCCATTTTTGGATCAGCTTCATTTAACTAAAAATGATGATGTCTGCATTTGTTTCAACGGCGGCTTAGTCCGATTAGTACGGGATCACACCGTCATCAAATCTTCAACGCTGACTAAATCACAAATCCAGCCAGTTTATGATCTCGTTAAGGAAAAAGGTTTCCACTTAGATGTGGTTGCTGAAGATCAGGTGTATTCGTTAACTGAATTTGGCAAATCCAGCTATGAGTCCATGATTCCTAAACAAATGCCATTTACCGATACGACATTTGCTAAGGTGCCAGCCAAATTATCGATTTTTAAAGTGGTCATCGCTGGCGATCCAGAAATGGTTGATGCGGCTTCAGAAGCTGCGCAATCACTTGAGGGCGTCACGGTGACAAGATCACGACGTACCTTACTGGAAATCATGCCGCCTAATGTGAATAAGAAGAACGGTTTGAAAGCAGCCCTCAACTTTTATCGCATTCCGCGCGAGCAATTAGCCGCATTTGGCGATGAAGAAAACGATCAAGATATGCTTGACTACGCTGGTATTGGCATCGCCATGGGTAACGCGATTCCTGAAATCAAGAAAATCGCTGATATTACGACGCAATCCAATGATGAAGATGGCGTTGCGAAATTCTTGATTGATTACTTCCAGATCAGTCCAACTGCGATCCACCCATAACTCGTCTAAAGCCACCTTCCATGAGGCGGCTTTTTTCGTGGGCGGCGTTTTTTCATCCGTTCGCCTGTTGTGATCAATAGCTTTACACGACTACTAAACTACCGGTTCCTGCTCCAATCCAACCCGTTCAAAAAGATCATCAAAAAACTGTTTCGCCTTTTTCACTTCTGCCAGCGGATCATCGGCCTTTTCCGTCCACATCTCAATAGTGAAGGCCCCGCCATAATTAAGGCGCTTTAAAGTACGCAGGCAGCCTTCGAAATCAACGGTGCCATCGCCAAACGGTACATCTCGGAACTGACCTTTACTTTCGGCGGTGACTGGCAAGGTATCTTTTAAATGAACCGAAACAATATTATCAATGCCTCGTTCTAACTCTTGACCGACATTGTTTTCCGGCCAAGCAGTCAGATTGCCGACGTCTGGGTATGCCTGCAACCACGGACTGCGAATTTGCGTTTTGATGTCCTTAATTTTGGTCAAGGCGTTTAGGAAAGGATCATCCATTGTTTCAATATCAAGCATGACTTCTTTAGCTGCAGCATAAGCGACGCCGCGTTTTAAGTTCTCAATGAAGTATTCTCGCGAGGTCACCGTCTTTGGTTCGTAATAAACATCATAGCCAGCAAGCTGAATGTTACGAATGCCGAGATCACCGGCTAAATCGATTGCCTTATAAAGCATTTCAAGGCTTTTTTCTCGAATTGCCGGATCAGCCGAGCCAAGTGGGTAGCGACGATGGCCACTGAGCATTAAGGTGTGCAGTCTCACACCGGTTTGCCAACTTGCATCCCGTACTTCTGCTCGCTGTGCTTTCGTCCAATCAAGTCGGGCTAAGCGTTCATCGCTTTCATCAATCGACAATTCCAAAAAGTTGAATCCTAAATCGTGAGCCTGTTGCAACCTCTGCTTCCATGAATCAGTTTTTGGGAGTGCCTTTTCGTAGATTCCTAGTGAATTCAATGTTGTGCCTCCTTAAACGCGTTTGCTGCCCCAGAAACCTGCGCACGCGTTTTGTATTCGCTTTCATAAATACACAATTGCTATTAAAAAGACGGTGGCCTTAGCAAGCCCGCGCTCCAACCCTTTTTCAGGCTGGACACCGGCTAAGCTAATGGTCACCGCCAGCTTGCTTACTGTCCTATATCACGTTTAATTCGATACCTGAATCACATCAATACCTTGCCGGCGCAAGTCGCGGACGACCTTTTCATTCGCAAAGTTATCTGTGATCAAAATATCAACGCCGGTTAAATCTGCGACATGGTAATTGCTTGTGACGCCAACTTTTCGATAATCGGCCACGCAGATCACTTTTTGCTTGGTTCTGGAGATCATCGTGCTGTTGATCTGCGCTTCGTAAATATTTTGGGTTGTCACGCCACCCGCGACGCTAATGCCGTCACAGCCAATCAACGTATAATCTGACTGCATCGTTTCCAGAATCTGCATCGCAACTGTGCCGACCAACGACTCTTTTGGATAGCGAATTTCGCCGCCGGTCAGGATGATG
This genomic window from Lacticaseibacillus paracasei subsp. paracasei contains:
- a CDS encoding Cof-type HAD-IIB family hydrolase, whose translation is MLKAIALDMDNTLLNSQKEISVTNQDVLRYLSRKGIRVILCSGRPFATLKPFLDQLHLTKNDDVCICFNGGLVRLVRDHTVIKSSTLTKSQIQPVYDLVKEKGFHLDVVAEDQVYSLTEFGKSSYESMIPKQMPFTDTTFAKVPAKLSIFKVVIAGDPEMVDAASEAAQSLEGVTVTRSRRTLLEIMPPNVNKKNGLKAALNFYRIPREQLAAFGDEENDQDMLDYAGIGIAMGNAIPEIKKIADITTQSNDEDGVAKFLIDYFQISPTAIHP
- a CDS encoding L-ribulose-5-phosphate 3-epimerase, which codes for MNSLGIYEKALPKTDSWKQRLQQAHDLGFNFLELSIDESDERLARLDWTKAQRAEVRDASWQTGVRLHTLMLSGHRRYPLGSADPAIREKSLEMLYKAIDLAGDLGIRNIQLAGYDVYYEPKTVTSREYFIENLKRGVAYAAAKEVMLDIETMDDPFLNALTKIKDIKTQIRSPWLQAYPDVGNLTAWPENNVGQELERGIDNIVSVHLKDTLPVTAESKGQFRDVPFGDGTVDFEGCLRTLKRLNYGGAFTIEMWTEKADDPLAEVKKAKQFFDDLFERVGLEQEPVV